The Thermosipho japonicus region TTATTGAAAAAAATACCGTAAAGGAGGTTACAAAAATGAAAAAATTCTGGATTACTTTAATATTGATTGCCGTTGTTGTAGTTGTTACATTTGTTGCAATTCCTAAAAAGAAAGTACTTTACATATACAACTGGGAAGAATACATCCCAGAAGAGGTAATAAAATCTTTTGAAGAAAAATACAATTGTAAAGTGGTTTACGATTCTTTTGCTTCAAACGAAGAAATGTATGCAAAAATCAAAGCCGGTGGTGGTGGATACGATATAGTTTTCCCATCGGGAGATCACGTATCAATAATGAAAAAAGAAGGTTTGTTATTAAAATTAGATCTTTCAAAAATACCTAATTTTAAATATCTAGACAAAGAAATCCTTTTAAAAACAATTTACGATCCAAATCACGAATATAGCGTACCATACATGCTAGGATCTACAGGAATTGCTGTTAACAAAAAATATGTAAAAGATTATGAACATTCATGGGCTATATTTGAAGATGAAAGATTGAAAGGAAAAATGACACTTCTTGACGATATGAGAGAAGTATTTGGTGGAGCATTAAAATATCTAGGGTATTCTGTTAATACAACAAATCCTAAAGAAATAGAAGAAGCAAAACAATTGATTCTTAAATGGAAAAAAAATATTGTAAAATTTGATGCATCTTCATATGCAAATGGAATAGTAAACGGTGAATACTGGGTAGTCCATGGATACGGTGAAGATATATTCCAGAGAGTTCCAGAAGGTGAAGAAGACAATTTTGATTTCTTTATTCCAAAAGAAGGTGGAACTTTATGGATCGATAACATGGTTATACTCAAAGATGCAAAAAATGTTGATCTTGCATACAAATTTATAAATCACATTCTTGACCCTAAAAACGCTGCAATAATTGCCGAATTTTTAGGACTTCCTTCACCAAATACAGAAGCAAGAAAATATATTACAAGTGAACCTATTTATACTTTAGAAGATCTCAAAAACTGTGAATTTATAAATGATTTAGGCGATGCAATAGAATTATATAACAAAGCATGGCAAGAAATAATTATGTAAATAAGGTGAAAAAGAATGATAGGAAGTCATGTGTCAATTAAAGCTATTAATAAATGGTTTGGAGATTTTCAAGTATTAAAAAATGTTAACCTTGAAATCAAGAAGGGAGAATTTTTCTCCCTTCTTGGTCCTTCTGGTTGTGGTAAAACAACTCTTTTGAGAATTATAGCTGGACTTGAAAATGCTGATGAAGGAGATATAAAATTTGACAATGTTTCTATTCTTTCAATACCTCCTCATAAAAGACCAGTAAATACAATTTTCCAAAACTATGCACTCTTTCCACACTTAAACGTATTTGAAAATATTGCGTTTTCACTAAGGCTAAAAAAATATTCAGAAGACGAAATTAAAGAAAAAGTTGAAAAATTACTAAATTTAATTAGATTGGAAGAACATGCTAATAAAAAACCTAACCAACTCTCAGGTGGTCAAAGACAAAGAGTAGCCATTGCAAGAGCTCTTGCAAATGAACCCAAAGTTCTCTTACTTGACGAACCTGTAAGTGCCCTTGATGCTAAACTTAGGCAAGAGTTATTAATTGAACTTGACAATCTGCACGATCAAGTTGGAATAACTTTCATATATGTAACTCACGATCAGGCAGAAGCAATAAGCATTTCTGACCATGTTGCTGTAATGAACGAAGGAAAAATTGTGCAATATGGTACACCATATGAAATTTATGAAAGCCCTGCTGATAAATTTGTTGCAACATTTATTGGTGAGACAAACTTAATGAAAGCTATTGTTTTAGAAATTAATGAAGAATTGCTAAAGATAGAAGCACCCGGTATAGGAGAATTCTATTGTTATAAAGACAAAGAAGTAAAGGAAAAAAATCAAATACTTCTCACCTTACGGCCTGAAAAGATTAAAATTTCTAAAAAGCCTTTAACCGGTAAAAATGTATTTCACGGAATTATCGAAGAAGAAATTTACATGGGATATCAAACAAGATATTTTGTAAAACTTGACAATGGTTTTATTTTAAGAGTATACAAACAACATGTAAATTATCTCCTCGATGAACCTATTTTGACTTGGAAAGACGAAGTATTTGTTAGCTGGGATCCTAATGACAGTTTTATTGTTGAGGTGAACTAATTGTGAAATACGTTTCTGGATACAGTATATGGTTAGTTCTTTTTTTCATAGTACCCGTTTTAATAGTCCTCAGCTTTAGTTTTATGGAAAAATCTATATATGGTGGAGTAGAATTTTCCTTTTCTTTGGAAGGTTATAAGTCACTTTTTTCTATAGGATACTTAAAAATTTTATGGCGAAGCATATGGATCTCATTTGTAGCAACCTTACTAACAATTTTATTAGCACTTCCTGTTGCATACTACATTGCAAATAGTAAAATAAAAGACTTATTACTTTTACTAGTTGTAATCCCATTCTGGACAAATTCACTAATAAGAATCTATGCATGGATATTTGTTTTAGGAAATAACGGGATCATTAATCAAGTTTTAAGAAAAATAGGGTTAGTAAATGACTACATACAGTTTCTTTATAATCCTTATGCAGTAATTCTAGTTATAGTCTATACTTATTTGCCATATGCAATTATTCCACTTTTTGCTTCTATAGATAGACTTGAAAAATCAATATTGGAAGCAGCTTTTGATCTAGGATGTAACAAAACTAAGGCTTTTTTCAAGGTTTTAATTCCTAATATTAAGAGCGGACTTATAACTGCTACCTTATTTGTTTTCATACCTGCTCTTGGTTCTTATGCCATTCCAGATCTCGTTGGAGGAGTAAACTCAAAAATGATAGGTAATGAAATTGTAAGGCAACTTACCGTGGCAAAAAATTGGCCTGCAGCTTCTGCAATCTCTTCTATACTAACTCTTGCAACACTAATTGGTGTGTTACTATTTGTAAAATCTACTCAAAAGGAAGTGCATACATGAAACCTGGGGCACTATCAAAAACAATTACAATCTTTACTTTTGTATTTTTCTATGTACCAATCTTTATTGTTATTCTATTTTCTTTTAACAACTCTAAGTCTCCAGTATGGACCGGTTTTAGTTTGCACTGGTACAAAGAACTATTCTTTGATTCATACGATGTATGGAGAGCATTTTTTAACTCTATATTAGTTGCTGTTAGTTCAAGTTTAGTAGCAACTGCACTTGGAACTTTAGCCGCTATAGGACTTTATTGGGAAAAGTTTAGAGGTAAAAGTACAATTTGGATTATTTCTTATCTTCCTCTAATAATTCCAGATATAATAATAGGTGTTTCTCTACTTATATTTTTTGTCATGTTAAAGATTCGTCTAAGTTTGCTTACAATCTTTATTGCACACACTACTTTTTCTCTTTCATATGCTATGATGATTGTTTATTCAAGGCTTCAAGACTTTGAATACAGTATCGTTGAAGCAGCATACGACTTGGGAGCAACAAAAAGTGTTGCATTGTATAAAGTAATAATTCCTGTGGCATTCCCTGGAATTTTAGCAGCGTTTTTCATGTCTTTTACTTTGTCAATTGACGATTTTGTTATAACATTCTTTGTTGCAGGCCCAGGTTCTACAACATTACCTCTTAAAATATATTCAATGATAAGATTTGGAATTTCACCGACAATAAACGCTATATCTACATTGCTTCTTGTTGGAACAATTGCAATAAGTCTAACAATGAAGAAATACTTAAAGTACATCTTTTAACTTAAATAAATCAATCAATACATCTCCATATTTTTTTGAAGATAACACCTCCAAATAATCAGGAGGTGTTAATTTTTCCTTTTTAGAATGTTCAACAATAAGAATGCTATCCTCTTTTAGCACATTACCAACAAAGTTTAGTAATTCATTAACTATTCCAAGGTTAAAAGGCGGATCCATAAAGACAATATCAAATTTTTCTTTTGCACTTTTTAAAAATATCCTCACATCTTTTCTTATTACTTTTATTTTATCTTTCACATTTAAGTTCCTTGCATTTTTTTCAATTGTCTTTGTAGATTTTATTGAAACATCCACAAAAAATACATTGCTTGCTCCATTACTCAAAAATTCAAACCCCACCACTCCACTACCTGCACAAAGTTCAAGAACTGTCTTTTCTTTTAAATCAATCATACTTACAAGTGCCAACCTTACTTTCCCTGGCGTATATCTTGTATTTGCATTTGGAACCAGTTCAACTTTTCTACCTTTTAATTCTCCGGATTCAATATATAACAAGCAAATCACCCCTTTGCACTTATATATTTTATCAAAATTATTATTGTATTAATTTGACTTATCTGTTTCATTTTTTGTATAATAATAGTTGCGTTGTTACAAAAAGGTATTTTTTATTACACTTTCATAAAGGAGGGGGTCGTTTTATGAAACGTTTGTTCGTATTCTTAACTATTTTGTTATCATTATTTATGTTTGCTGAAACAGTAGTTAACTATGCATTACTAGAAGATATCACAACCACAAATATCTGGAACTTACTTGGATCAGGTTCATCAGCATGGAATTTTTATATTCAGCTTTGGAAATATCCATCACTCCTTGGAATGAATAAAGATGGAATGTTAATACCATCCGCAGCAGCTGAAATCCCAGAAATTGTCGAAGAAAATGGAATGTATACAGTAACCGTAAAACTAAGAAAAGATTTAAGATGGAGTGACGGCTCACCATTTACCGCAGACGATGTTGTTTTCACATATAATACTATCCAAGAAATGCAAATTCCAGGCGGAAACTGGACCGGTGCATATGAACCTAAGAAAGTTGAAAAAATAGATCCATGGACAGTAAAATTCTACTTCGAAGAAAAGAAAACAATGACAATTTACTACGACACACTCATGACAGCTATAGTCTCTAAAAACTTCTGGCAACCATATGTAGAAAAAGCAAAAAAACAAGAAAATCCTGTTAATTGGCTATTAAGTCAAGAAGTAGTAGATCCAGGAATCACTGCATTAAATCTTGGAAAGATCGAAAAAGGTGCATTTGTTGAAGTAAAAAGAGAAGTTGATAAAGATTTCTATTGGGCCCAAGGTGAAAAAAGCATTTTCTATGAAAATGGAGGATTTGTCATTGAAAATCCAAATTCTGGTTATAAATGGACAAGTGTAAATCCTTCTCCAGAAGGCAATGTAAAACTGACCGTTGAAAATGGACCTTACGTAGATAAAATAATCTACAGGATATATGGAAACAAGTCAGTAGCACTTCAGGCACTCCAAAAAGGTGATGTTGATTTTGTTTTAAATCCAAATGGATTAACATCAGGTGAATTTGAATCACTAAAAGGTGTACCTGGCATAAAACTTACAGTTAATCCTTCACTAGGCTTTAGATATTTAGCATTTAACTTAAGAAAATTCCCATTCAATATTAAAGAATTCAGACAAGCAATTGCAGCATTGATAGATAGAGACTATATCTGTAATAGGGTATTGCAAGGAAAAGCAATTCCTCTTGCAACTCCTGTTCCACCTGCAAATACATTCTGGTATAACTCTGACGTTAAAACAATAGGTGAAGGACTCTCAAGAGGCGAAAGATACCAACTTGCAATAGAACTTTTGAAAAAAGCTGGATTTAGCTGGGATCAAGAACCAATTCTTGACTTAAATAACACCGCAAACCCAGTAGTCAAAAAAGGTAAAGGATTAAAGGGACCAGATGGAAATTATGTTCCAGACCTTGAACTACTCTCTCCATCCGGAGAATACGATCCTATGAGAGCAACCACAGCTATTTACATAGAACAATGGGCAAAAGATTTAGGAATTCCAATCGACGTAAAACTTACAGACTTTAATGAAATAGTTACTAGAGCATTTGATGAAGTTGATTTTGATATGTACATGTTGGGTTGGGGTATAGGAAGAGTTCCAACATATTTCAAGAGTTTCTGGGCATCAGATCAAATGGCACCAGAAGGATTTAATACACCAGGATACAACAATCCAGAATTTGATGCTCTTGTTGAAGAGTTTGAAATGGCAGATAACTTTGATGAAGCGGTTGAAGCAATTAAGGCTGCACAAGAACTTCTTGCAGAAGATCTCCCTTACATTATTCTCTTTACAACTCCAATATATGAAGCGTACAGAGATAGCATAGCATTCCCATACACAGACATTCTTGATGGTATCCAAAATTACAATGGATTCCCAGAAAATGTTATGAAAGTAAAATAATTTCTCACCCCCTCGTTTGAGGGGGGCTATTTTAACAAAAAGGAGAGGTGAAAATGAAGACAAAACTTTCGATACAGCTTATAGTAGGAATATTGTTCATAATTACGTTGTTTTTTTCATCTAAAATCGCTTTTGGATTAATTCTCCCACTTTTAGGAATTATAATCACTACAACAAACACAAAAAAGATCCACCACTATGTATTTTTAATCATTACATTAATTCTTTACTTTTCAGCCTTTTTTAATTTTAAGTATTTATTCATTTTCAGCCCAAGATTCAATTATTTACTTTCAATAGTATTGTACTTATTTTCACTACCACTGCCAGGATTATTCAAATTTATTAGAAATAGACTGTATCAAATGCTAATATTACTCATTATATATGTTACAGTTGTTTTCTTTATATTCCTTGCTATGCCTGGAGATTACACTTCAAAATTTTTGGATCCTAAAATAATGAAACAACCTGAAATGATGGAAAAAATTAAAAAATTGTTTGGTGTCGATGACCCGTGGTATGTAAAATATGCAAAACATATGAGAAATTTCTTTAATCTTGAACTTGGAATTTCTTTTTCAGAATATCCGAAAAGAGTCGAAGATATAATTGCAGAAAGACTTCCAAGAACAGTTTTTCTATTTTTAATGACAACTTTATCTTCATATATTTTGGGATACAATCTTGGAAAAAGAATAGCTTGGAAAAGAGGAGGTATTTCAGATAAAGTCGCAACATTTGTTGGAATTGTATTTTGGACAATATTTACACCATTCTTTATGTTAATTATGATATGGTTATTTGGTGTTGTATTAGGTATTTTCCCATTAAGCGGTTTTATAGAACCATCAAAATGGCTAAATGTTAACTTCTCAACCCAAGATGTATTTATACGATTGTTGCTAAGTGCTTTTGTTTTAGTCGCATTCTGGGTAATTGGTATAATTGTTGCATCTTTCATGAAAACGAAAAAAGCTAAAAATATATCAGTACTTTCGATATCGCTTTCGGGAATTATATTAGTAGTATTATATTGGCTTTTTAATGGATATGGCTATTATGCGCTTGATATTATATACCATGTTGTTCTTCCGGTTATATCTCTTACCATCCTTGGCTTTGCAGGAAGCATGTTAGTCATGAGGGATACAATGCTTGAAATTATAAAGGAAGATTATATTACAACTGCAAAAGCAAAAGGTCTTCCAGACAAAGTTGTAAGAGACAAGCATGCTGCAAGAACTGCACTTTTACCGCTCGTTACAAGTTTTGTATTATCTCTCGCCTCAACAGTAAGTGGCGGTGTTATAACTGAAACTATGTTTTCTTGGAAAGGTATGGGACTTACACTCTTAAATGCTACACTTGTTCAAGATACCCCACTTGCTATGGGGTGCCTTACATTTACAGGTGTATTTATTTTAGTTGCTCATTTGGTAGCCGATATTTTATACGCAATCCTAGATCCTAGAATCAGATATTGAAGGGGTGAAGCAGATGGCAAATGAATCAATCACCAAAATAAAAATAAAGTTATTTTTAAAGAACTTTAAAAAGAATTGGGAACTATTTAAAGAAAATAAGATGGGGGTTTTTGGTTTAAGCATTATTATAATATTTGGTCTTTTTGCAATTTCCTACCCAATTGCATGGCAATTTGTTGACCACAGTATATACAATCCAGTTACTGGGACAGATCCTAGAATCCATGATATATCATACATTTCAAAATACATGTCACCACAAAATGTTATAAAAGGAATAGAAATTCCTCCGTCAATAATATTTACATATTCTTTCTTAGATCAAGGGGAAGAATTTAAAAAGCAGATAGAACAAAAAATAGATCAAGCACAAAGAAAATTCGTAAATTTAGATTATGCACAAGCTTTTAGGCACGTACTTGATTCAATTGTTGATAATTACTTTCCTATGAAAGAAAGAATAAGATTTCAAACTCAAGTAAATCAATTAGCTGAACATGATTTAATAACAATAAAGCCTATTGCACAAGTGATCGAAATAGGTGATAGAAAAAAATTCTCACTAACTTCATTTAAAAAATTGCTTGAAAAATTAGATATAGAAACTCTGGCAAGTGCATTATCTCCATACAAAGGCGAAAAAGAAATTTCAACTATTTCACTATGGATTAAAATTACTGCCGGAAAGGATAAAAGAGAACTCTTTAAAAAATTACTCTACAAAGAATATTCCAATGAAGAGATCAAAGAAGCACAAAATAAAATTTACAAAGCTATTTCTAACCTTGCAAGAGAAAAAATAATAGAAGTTCAAGTATCCGTTTCAAATCAATCTGATCTTGAATCAACAATAGAATTTGAAAAAATACCTATAGTTGATCTTGCTAAGTCAACTGTATTCAATACTTTAGTTGATATTCTTACATTATCAAAAATTAACAATAATTATGATGAAACAATTAAAATGTTTAAAAATACCAAGTATGAAAATCTATTAGATTTTGCAATTTCTAAAATTCCTGACCTCAGCGTTACAGAAAACAAAGAATCAAATAAAAACAGAATAACAAAATATTTCGAAGAACTTTCAAAAGAATTTTCAAAATTAGGATTAGAATTCAATTTAAAAGAACCAGCAAAACTCCTTGACAATATTTCTGGAATAAACCTTGCAATTATAACCTTTGATCTTTCTCCAAGTATTAAAGCAAAATTAGAAGATAATCTCTCTGATTATCCACAAATACTTGAAAGCTTTAGGAAAAAACAAGAAAATCTATTTAAAATTGTTGCAAATTCAAGAACATACATGTTATCAGTTGTAAGTAAAATAACCAATATTCCATTAAACATGATCAATATTCCAAAAATATATTTGTCATTAGACTTTACAAAACTTATTCCTGCATTGGATGATCCAATGATAAACCTTCTAGCACTTGCAACATATAACACAAAACACTTTGATCTTATAGTGGAAAATTTAGAAAGTGCTGGTGATGCTAATTATAGAAGAATAGATATTGTTGAAAAATTAAAGAATCATTCACCTGTAACAAACCATATAAAGTTATTAACAAATAGTGAAGATAAGATAATATCAAAAACCATCCTCTCACAAATAATAAAAGAATATACAAATAATCTATCTGAAAACAGTAGAAAATACTGGGAAGAAAAATATTCAGATATTTTGACTTCAAACAATGACTTTAAAGAAGCATTAAATTACCTAAATCAACCGCTTAATTTATCCGAAAAAGAAGCAAAAGAACTAGTTGTAAGCATTTATAACGATCTTGCTCTTGCATCCAAATTAGGCATACAACATCCTTTACCACCAAACAGATGGCACATACTTGGTACAGATCCAGGTGGTAGAGATATATTCATGCAACTTTGGAGAAGTACCCCAAGTGAATTTATGCTCGGCTTCTTGGCAGCAATCATTACCGTAACTATAGGTACCATTATTGGAACAACTGCTGCTTATTATGGTGGTTTTATTGATACTTTTTTCATGAGACTTGCAGATTTAATGTTGTTATTCCCTGGTATTGCATTCTTAATAGTACTTTCTGGATTTTTCAAACTCAATCTTTTCTGGCTAGCTCTAATTCTTGGACTTTTAGGTGGTTTTGGAGGAATTACATTGGTTATAAAAGCTCAGGCACTTACAATTAAAGTAAAACCTTACATAGAAGCTGCAAAAGTTGCCGGAGCTTCAAACAGATATATTATCTTTAACCATATAATTCCTAATGTTATGCCACTTTCTTTCCTTTACATGATGTTTAATGTCACAGGAGCAGTTTTTTCAGAAGCTTCTTTGAGTTTCTTTGGCCTTCTAAGAATAAGAATTAGTTGGGGTATCATGATAAATACTGCTTGGACTTCTGGTTATCTATCATCAGGCAATATAGGTTCATATTGGTGGCTATGGGTCCCAGCCGGTTTAATAATTACAATATTCTGCTCAGGGTTTTATTTCTTGGGTAGAGGTCTGGAAGAAATTGTAAATCCAAGACTTAGAAAGAGGTGATTTACGTGGCATTATTAGAAGTTAAAGATTTAAAAATGCACTATAAAACAAAAATGGGATATGTAAAAGCAGTTGATGGAATCAGTTTCACTTTAGATAGAGGAGAAAGTTTAGGAATTGTCGGTGAATCTGGCTGTGGAAAAACTTCCGTTTCTATGACAATGTTAAGACTCCTTCCAGAAAATGGAGAATTCAGAGGCGGTAGTGTCTTCTTTGAAGATGATAATGGAAGAAAGGTAGACCTAGTTTCATTACCAGAAAATGAAATGAGAAAATATAGATGGAAAGGTCTTGCGATGGTTTTCCAAGCTGCAATGAATTCATTAAACCCTGTATACAAAGTAGGTGATCAAATTGTCGAGGCTATACTAACACATTATCCCGAAAAAACAATAGATGAAGCCAAAGAAAAAGTCGCAGAATTATTTGAACTGGTAGGTCTTGACCCAAAAAGAATGGAACAATATCCACATCAATACAGTGGTGGAATGAAGCAAAGAGCAGTAATTGCACTTGCCTTATCTTGTGATCCAAAAGTAATAATTGCAGATGAACCAACAACTGCATTGGACGTTATCGTACAAGATAAAATATTGAAAGAAATGAAAAAAATTCAAGAAAAACTTAATATGGCAATGATTTATATTTCTCATGATATAGCCGTAATTGCGGAAGTTAGTGATAAAATAGCTGTTATGTATGCAGGCAAATTTGTAGAACTTGCAGATTCAATCACAATCTTTAAAAATCCAATGCACCCTTACACCTTCTTATTGATGAACGCATTTCCAAGCACAATTGGAGAAAAGAAAAAACTTTTAACTATTCCAGGAGAA contains the following coding sequences:
- a CDS encoding ABC transporter permease; translation: MANESITKIKIKLFLKNFKKNWELFKENKMGVFGLSIIIIFGLFAISYPIAWQFVDHSIYNPVTGTDPRIHDISYISKYMSPQNVIKGIEIPPSIIFTYSFLDQGEEFKKQIEQKIDQAQRKFVNLDYAQAFRHVLDSIVDNYFPMKERIRFQTQVNQLAEHDLITIKPIAQVIEIGDRKKFSLTSFKKLLEKLDIETLASALSPYKGEKEISTISLWIKITAGKDKRELFKKLLYKEYSNEEIKEAQNKIYKAISNLAREKIIEVQVSVSNQSDLESTIEFEKIPIVDLAKSTVFNTLVDILTLSKINNNYDETIKMFKNTKYENLLDFAISKIPDLSVTENKESNKNRITKYFEELSKEFSKLGLEFNLKEPAKLLDNISGINLAIITFDLSPSIKAKLEDNLSDYPQILESFRKKQENLFKIVANSRTYMLSVVSKITNIPLNMINIPKIYLSLDFTKLIPALDDPMINLLALATYNTKHFDLIVENLESAGDANYRRIDIVEKLKNHSPVTNHIKLLTNSEDKIISKTILSQIIKEYTNNLSENSRKYWEEKYSDILTSNNDFKEALNYLNQPLNLSEKEAKELVVSIYNDLALASKLGIQHPLPPNRWHILGTDPGGRDIFMQLWRSTPSEFMLGFLAAIITVTIGTIIGTTAAYYGGFIDTFFMRLADLMLLFPGIAFLIVLSGFFKLNLFWLALILGLLGGFGGITLVIKAQALTIKVKPYIEAAKVAGASNRYIIFNHIIPNVMPLSFLYMMFNVTGAVFSEASLSFFGLLRIRISWGIMINTAWTSGYLSSGNIGSYWWLWVPAGLIITIFCSGFYFLGRGLEEIVNPRLRKR
- the rsmD gene encoding 16S rRNA (guanine(966)-N(2))-methyltransferase RsmD, whose amino-acid sequence is MLYIESGELKGRKVELVPNANTRYTPGKVRLALVSMIDLKEKTVLELCAGSGVVGFEFLSNGASNVFFVDVSIKSTKTIEKNARNLNVKDKIKVIRKDVRIFLKSAKEKFDIVFMDPPFNLGIVNELLNFVGNVLKEDSILIVEHSKKEKLTPPDYLEVLSSKKYGDVLIDLFKLKDVL
- a CDS encoding extracellular solute-binding protein, which produces MKKFWITLILIAVVVVVTFVAIPKKKVLYIYNWEEYIPEEVIKSFEEKYNCKVVYDSFASNEEMYAKIKAGGGGYDIVFPSGDHVSIMKKEGLLLKLDLSKIPNFKYLDKEILLKTIYDPNHEYSVPYMLGSTGIAVNKKYVKDYEHSWAIFEDERLKGKMTLLDDMREVFGGALKYLGYSVNTTNPKEIEEAKQLILKWKKNIVKFDASSYANGIVNGEYWVVHGYGEDIFQRVPEGEEDNFDFFIPKEGGTLWIDNMVILKDAKNVDLAYKFINHILDPKNAAIIAEFLGLPSPNTEARKYITSEPIYTLEDLKNCEFINDLGDAIELYNKAWQEIIM
- a CDS encoding ABC transporter permease subunit, whose protein sequence is MKYVSGYSIWLVLFFIVPVLIVLSFSFMEKSIYGGVEFSFSLEGYKSLFSIGYLKILWRSIWISFVATLLTILLALPVAYYIANSKIKDLLLLLVVIPFWTNSLIRIYAWIFVLGNNGIINQVLRKIGLVNDYIQFLYNPYAVILVIVYTYLPYAIIPLFASIDRLEKSILEAAFDLGCNKTKAFFKVLIPNIKSGLITATLFVFIPALGSYAIPDLVGGVNSKMIGNEIVRQLTVAKNWPAASAISSILTLATLIGVLLFVKSTQKEVHT
- a CDS encoding ABC transporter ATP-binding protein, encoding MIGSHVSIKAINKWFGDFQVLKNVNLEIKKGEFFSLLGPSGCGKTTLLRIIAGLENADEGDIKFDNVSILSIPPHKRPVNTIFQNYALFPHLNVFENIAFSLRLKKYSEDEIKEKVEKLLNLIRLEEHANKKPNQLSGGQRQRVAIARALANEPKVLLLDEPVSALDAKLRQELLIELDNLHDQVGITFIYVTHDQAEAISISDHVAVMNEGKIVQYGTPYEIYESPADKFVATFIGETNLMKAIVLEINEELLKIEAPGIGEFYCYKDKEVKEKNQILLTLRPEKIKISKKPLTGKNVFHGIIEEEIYMGYQTRYFVKLDNGFILRVYKQHVNYLLDEPILTWKDEVFVSWDPNDSFIVEVN
- a CDS encoding ABC transporter permease, producing MKTKLSIQLIVGILFIITLFFSSKIAFGLILPLLGIIITTTNTKKIHHYVFLIITLILYFSAFFNFKYLFIFSPRFNYLLSIVLYLFSLPLPGLFKFIRNRLYQMLILLIIYVTVVFFIFLAMPGDYTSKFLDPKIMKQPEMMEKIKKLFGVDDPWYVKYAKHMRNFFNLELGISFSEYPKRVEDIIAERLPRTVFLFLMTTLSSYILGYNLGKRIAWKRGGISDKVATFVGIVFWTIFTPFFMLIMIWLFGVVLGIFPLSGFIEPSKWLNVNFSTQDVFIRLLLSAFVLVAFWVIGIIVASFMKTKKAKNISVLSISLSGIILVVLYWLFNGYGYYALDIIYHVVLPVISLTILGFAGSMLVMRDTMLEIIKEDYITTAKAKGLPDKVVRDKHAARTALLPLVTSFVLSLASTVSGGVITETMFSWKGMGLTLLNATLVQDTPLAMGCLTFTGVFILVAHLVADILYAILDPRIRY
- a CDS encoding oligopeptide/dipeptide ABC transporter ATP-binding protein, whose translation is MALLEVKDLKMHYKTKMGYVKAVDGISFTLDRGESLGIVGESGCGKTSVSMTMLRLLPENGEFRGGSVFFEDDNGRKVDLVSLPENEMRKYRWKGLAMVFQAAMNSLNPVYKVGDQIVEAILTHYPEKTIDEAKEKVAELFELVGLDPKRMEQYPHQYSGGMKQRAVIALALSCDPKVIIADEPTTALDVIVQDKILKEMKKIQEKLNMAMIYISHDIAVIAEVSDKIAVMYAGKFVELADSITIFKNPMHPYTFLLMNAFPSTIGEKKKLLTIPGEPPNLLNPPKGCRFAPRCPFATEKCKEEEPEYREIEKGHYVACWYPLTKEVRDNAKNNL
- a CDS encoding ABC transporter substrate-binding protein, which translates into the protein MKRLFVFLTILLSLFMFAETVVNYALLEDITTTNIWNLLGSGSSAWNFYIQLWKYPSLLGMNKDGMLIPSAAAEIPEIVEENGMYTVTVKLRKDLRWSDGSPFTADDVVFTYNTIQEMQIPGGNWTGAYEPKKVEKIDPWTVKFYFEEKKTMTIYYDTLMTAIVSKNFWQPYVEKAKKQENPVNWLLSQEVVDPGITALNLGKIEKGAFVEVKREVDKDFYWAQGEKSIFYENGGFVIENPNSGYKWTSVNPSPEGNVKLTVENGPYVDKIIYRIYGNKSVALQALQKGDVDFVLNPNGLTSGEFESLKGVPGIKLTVNPSLGFRYLAFNLRKFPFNIKEFRQAIAALIDRDYICNRVLQGKAIPLATPVPPANTFWYNSDVKTIGEGLSRGERYQLAIELLKKAGFSWDQEPILDLNNTANPVVKKGKGLKGPDGNYVPDLELLSPSGEYDPMRATTAIYIEQWAKDLGIPIDVKLTDFNEIVTRAFDEVDFDMYMLGWGIGRVPTYFKSFWASDQMAPEGFNTPGYNNPEFDALVEEFEMADNFDEAVEAIKAAQELLAEDLPYIILFTTPIYEAYRDSIAFPYTDILDGIQNYNGFPENVMKVK
- a CDS encoding ABC transporter permease, with product MKPGALSKTITIFTFVFFYVPIFIVILFSFNNSKSPVWTGFSLHWYKELFFDSYDVWRAFFNSILVAVSSSLVATALGTLAAIGLYWEKFRGKSTIWIISYLPLIIPDIIIGVSLLIFFVMLKIRLSLLTIFIAHTTFSLSYAMMIVYSRLQDFEYSIVEAAYDLGATKSVALYKVIIPVAFPGILAAFFMSFTLSIDDFVITFFVAGPGSTTLPLKIYSMIRFGISPTINAISTLLLVGTIAISLTMKKYLKYIF